A genome region from Pristis pectinata isolate sPriPec2 chromosome 4, sPriPec2.1.pri, whole genome shotgun sequence includes the following:
- the LOC127569822 gene encoding interleukin-8-like: MFSKTSVTVLSVIVLCLVFTDALPRLSRRKRCKCIKPMDALRPNMKISNIKIFFKQPSCQNIEIIVNMENGKRVCLNPDAEVGRKMITSMRKKMIS, encoded by the exons ATGTTCAGCAAAACTTCAGTCACTGTGTTATCAGTCATCGTTTTGTGTCTTGTATTTACAGATG CTCTACCTCGCCTAAGTAGACGGAAACGTTGCAAATGCATTAAACCAATGGATGCATTACGACCAAATATGAAAATCAGCAACATTAAAATATTCTTTAAGCAACCTTCTTGTCAAAACATTGAAATCAT TGTCAATATGGAAAATGGGAAAAGAGTTTGCTTGAATCCTGATGCAGAAGTAGGGAGAAAAATGATTACTTCTATGAGAAA GAAAATGATAAGTTGA